Proteins from a genomic interval of Rhodococcoides fascians A25f:
- a CDS encoding SDR family NAD(P)-dependent oxidoreductase — protein sequence MTDHFSLDGKVALVTGGSRGLGREMVLAFAAAGADVVITSRKLDACESLAREVEALGRRALPVSCHVGHWDEIESLVERAYDKFGKVDILVNNAGMSPVAPSSAETSEELFDKVIAINFKGPFRLTSLVGERMAAGDGGSIINISSSGALFPQPRFGPYAGAKAALNTLTGVFAREYGPKVRVNTLSAGPFLTDISKHWDEEKRHTTRSAAGRPGQPEEIITTALYLASSASSYTTSSLIRVDGGLY from the coding sequence ATGACCGACCACTTTTCACTCGATGGAAAAGTTGCCCTCGTCACCGGTGGGAGCAGAGGACTCGGCCGAGAGATGGTGCTCGCATTCGCGGCCGCCGGTGCCGACGTCGTCATCACGAGCCGCAAACTCGACGCGTGCGAATCACTCGCGCGTGAGGTCGAGGCACTGGGCCGCAGAGCGCTGCCGGTCAGCTGCCACGTCGGCCATTGGGACGAGATCGAGTCGTTGGTCGAGCGTGCCTACGACAAGTTCGGCAAAGTCGACATCCTGGTCAACAACGCCGGAATGTCGCCGGTCGCACCATCTTCGGCCGAAACGAGCGAGGAACTGTTCGACAAGGTCATTGCCATCAACTTCAAGGGGCCGTTCCGATTGACTTCTCTGGTGGGTGAGCGCATGGCCGCAGGCGATGGTGGCTCGATCATCAACATCTCGTCCTCAGGGGCACTGTTCCCACAGCCGAGATTCGGACCGTACGCAGGGGCCAAAGCTGCGCTCAACACCTTGACCGGTGTCTTCGCACGCGAGTACGGCCCCAAGGTTCGAGTCAACACACTCTCCGCAGGACCTTTCCTCACCGACATCTCCAAGCACTGGGACGAAGAGAAGCGGCACACCACTCGCAGCGCGGCCGGCCGACCCGGACAGCCCGAGGAGATCATCACCACTGCGCTCTACCTCGCCAGCTCGGCGTCGAGTTACACGACATCGTCGCTCATTCGCGTCGACGGCGGACTGTACTGA
- a CDS encoding TetR/AcrR family transcriptional regulator, protein MSSATDRPLPTTPVISGGSRLRRVAKPDRQASYDNEVRQLVLATQQVMLRIGRADRPRVADIVREAGMSNQAFYRHFRSRDDVIVATYEQGLLAIHSYLERKVLEQVGLEARMRAWIDGVLAQIEDPALSQLSATIIWNVGQVAPNNSDIEPVGHARILDLLTAVMTEGHVAQPFRTAQLIHTLVMGTTATYLNSGERPTPEDREHLLVFCMAGMALQH, encoded by the coding sequence GTGTCCTCTGCCACCGACCGCCCCTTACCGACCACGCCGGTCATCTCCGGCGGGAGTCGGCTGCGCCGCGTGGCAAAACCGGATCGACAGGCGTCGTACGACAACGAGGTTCGACAGCTCGTCCTCGCGACGCAACAGGTCATGCTCAGAATCGGACGCGCCGACCGACCGAGAGTCGCTGACATAGTCCGTGAGGCCGGGATGTCGAATCAGGCCTTCTACCGCCACTTTCGGAGCCGCGACGACGTCATAGTCGCGACGTACGAGCAGGGCCTGCTCGCCATTCATTCCTACCTGGAGCGCAAAGTGCTCGAGCAGGTCGGGCTGGAGGCTCGTATGCGCGCCTGGATCGACGGAGTTCTCGCGCAGATCGAAGATCCAGCACTGTCACAACTGAGCGCAACCATCATCTGGAATGTCGGACAGGTCGCACCGAACAACAGTGACATCGAGCCGGTAGGACATGCACGAATCTTGGATCTATTGACCGCCGTCATGACCGAAGGCCATGTGGCGCAGCCGTTTCGCACGGCGCAGTTGATCCACACCCTTGTCATGGGGACTACGGCCACCTACTTGAACAGCGGCGAGAGACCGACCCCCGAGGATCGCGAACACCTACTGGTGTTCTGTATGGCCGGCATGGCACTCCAGCACTGA
- a CDS encoding tyrosine-protein phosphatase → MKTTAGPVNLRDLGGLPVLGGGTSHPRVLYRGDALYPGDSTPQQVDTWPPAVVIDLRSDEEIDRVGYRWPPGPVVHRHSLFDAAAPEREIPNTLQEIYSAMVRDRGRRIAETVALAAHADGPVLVHCAVGKDRTGVVVAVLLLAAGVEPWAVTGDYLATQRNLPLLRERLRSKADPNIERAQTRSPVARGLFTVSPDAISEVVDIVTSWPGGPTGWLTDHGASRADIDLWRRRFTAQ, encoded by the coding sequence GTGAAAACCACTGCCGGACCGGTCAATCTACGGGATCTCGGAGGTCTACCTGTATTGGGCGGCGGCACTTCTCATCCGCGAGTACTCTACCGGGGCGACGCGCTCTATCCCGGCGACTCGACCCCTCAGCAGGTGGACACCTGGCCACCTGCCGTCGTGATCGATCTTCGTTCGGATGAGGAGATCGATCGGGTTGGGTATCGATGGCCGCCAGGCCCGGTCGTCCACCGACACTCCTTGTTCGACGCGGCCGCTCCGGAGCGTGAAATTCCGAATACGTTGCAGGAGATCTATTCCGCCATGGTTCGCGATCGCGGACGTCGAATCGCCGAGACGGTCGCCTTGGCCGCGCACGCCGATGGACCGGTGCTCGTGCACTGCGCTGTCGGCAAAGATCGGACCGGGGTCGTCGTCGCAGTGCTGTTGTTGGCTGCCGGGGTCGAACCGTGGGCCGTCACGGGCGACTATCTGGCGACTCAGCGCAACCTGCCTTTGCTGCGAGAACGCCTGAGGTCGAAGGCCGACCCGAACATCGAACGTGCGCAGACGCGATCCCCGGTGGCGCGGGGTCTGTTCACCGTCTCGCCCGACGCAATCTCTGAGGTCGTGGACATCGTCACGTCCTGGCCGGGCGGCCCGACGGGTTGGCTGACCGATCACGGTGCATCCCGGGCCGACATCGATCTTTGGCGTCGACGCTTTACAGCACAATGA
- a CDS encoding ABC transporter permease — MAITSFKRVWRGLLVLFLVTVAAVGLLGLAPGSAAEVILGENGTPEAIAELNAELGLDQPLWRQYVEWLWAALRGDLGVSPLTGQDVTGAIVDRLPVTLELAALGLLIALMVAVVLAVIAAATQDSWIDRAISGVSSGFLAIPAFIAGPVLIYFFALQLGWLPVSGWARPSDGIGENLEYAILPAVAIAFVEIATFQRLLRTDLVGTLREDYVAAARAKGMSSTYVLFRHALRPSSFSLITMAGISLGRLIGGTVVVEIIFGLPGLGQLVSSSITLRDVVTVQGVVVFIALVYVLINMLVDFSYGFLDPRVRKAARA; from the coding sequence ATGGCAATCACCTCATTCAAACGGGTCTGGCGCGGCCTACTCGTACTGTTCCTGGTCACTGTCGCGGCCGTTGGTCTACTCGGACTGGCACCAGGTTCCGCGGCCGAGGTGATCCTCGGTGAGAACGGCACTCCCGAGGCAATTGCCGAGTTGAACGCCGAACTGGGGTTGGACCAGCCGCTCTGGCGGCAGTATGTCGAGTGGTTGTGGGCGGCTCTCCGCGGCGACCTGGGAGTATCGCCCCTGACCGGCCAAGACGTCACCGGCGCCATTGTGGACCGTCTCCCGGTCACTCTGGAATTGGCGGCATTGGGTCTGCTCATCGCATTGATGGTCGCTGTAGTGCTGGCCGTGATCGCCGCGGCAACGCAGGACAGTTGGATCGACCGAGCAATCAGCGGAGTCTCCTCGGGATTTCTGGCGATACCAGCGTTCATTGCCGGTCCGGTGCTCATCTACTTCTTTGCCCTGCAGCTCGGTTGGTTACCGGTCTCCGGGTGGGCTCGTCCCAGTGACGGGATCGGCGAAAACCTGGAGTACGCAATCCTTCCTGCGGTCGCAATCGCCTTCGTGGAGATCGCCACCTTCCAGCGCCTGCTGCGAACAGATCTCGTCGGAACGCTGCGGGAGGACTACGTCGCCGCAGCACGGGCGAAGGGAATGTCGTCGACGTACGTCCTGTTCAGGCACGCTCTGAGGCCGTCGTCGTTTTCCTTGATCACCATGGCGGGCATCAGCTTGGGCCGGTTGATCGGGGGAACTGTTGTGGTCGAAATCATCTTCGGTCTTCCTGGACTCGGACAACTGGTGTCGTCATCGATCACATTGCGCGACGTCGTAACCGTTCAGGGCGTCGTGGTGTTCATCGCTCTTGTGTACGTCCTGATCAACATGTTGGTCGACTTCAGTTACGGATTCCTCGACCCACGGGTCAGAAAGGCTGCGCGAGCATGA
- a CDS encoding NADPH:quinone oxidoreductase family protein codes for MRAARCETHGDPDKIVIRELPDPVAAPGHVVVAIEAAAVNYPDVLIAADKYQVSFPLPFTAGSEFAGRVAEVGAGVTGLSVGDPVMGSAMGGAFAERIAVLPESLTPVPQGLDMIHASAFNVTYRTAYHSLRTFGAVQPGDWVVVLGSAGGVGTACVDIATRLGARVIAAASTTERAELCRQLGAVETVGYDHEDLKVRIKEITGGGADVVVDPVGGPYAEQSIRALTWGGRYVCVGFAQGEIPKIALNLVLLKGVILRGFEIRTLAAHAPDAAKEAAAELTRLVAEGMKPYVSKTYSLEDVPSALTEVAERRASGKIVIDMRL; via the coding sequence ATGCGCGCAGCACGATGTGAAACACATGGGGATCCGGACAAAATAGTCATCCGCGAACTTCCCGATCCGGTCGCCGCACCCGGGCACGTCGTCGTCGCGATCGAAGCAGCAGCGGTCAATTATCCGGATGTGCTGATCGCCGCCGACAAATACCAGGTGAGCTTTCCTTTACCCTTCACCGCTGGAAGCGAATTCGCAGGCAGGGTCGCCGAAGTCGGGGCCGGTGTCACGGGGCTCTCGGTCGGTGATCCGGTCATGGGATCGGCCATGGGCGGCGCATTCGCCGAGCGCATCGCCGTTCTCCCCGAATCACTCACTCCGGTTCCGCAGGGGCTGGACATGATCCATGCGTCGGCATTCAATGTCACCTACCGAACCGCGTATCACTCGCTGCGAACCTTCGGAGCGGTGCAGCCAGGCGACTGGGTTGTTGTGCTCGGCAGCGCGGGCGGAGTGGGGACGGCATGTGTCGATATTGCTACGAGGTTGGGCGCACGCGTGATTGCGGCAGCGTCGACCACCGAGCGAGCAGAACTATGCCGGCAATTGGGCGCAGTGGAGACCGTAGGTTACGACCACGAGGACCTCAAGGTCAGAATCAAGGAGATCACCGGTGGCGGTGCCGACGTCGTGGTCGACCCGGTCGGTGGGCCGTACGCTGAACAATCGATTCGCGCTCTGACCTGGGGTGGACGATACGTTTGTGTCGGGTTCGCGCAGGGCGAGATTCCCAAGATCGCGCTCAATCTCGTATTGCTCAAGGGTGTAATCCTGCGCGGCTTCGAGATACGCACCCTCGCGGCGCACGCGCCCGATGCCGCGAAGGAAGCGGCTGCCGAGCTGACCAGACTTGTCGCGGAGGGAATGAAACCGTATGTCTCCAAGACTTATTCGTTGGAGGATGTTCCGAGCGCGCTGACCGAGGTCGCTGAGCGCCGAGCCAGCGGAAAGATCGTCATCGACATGAGGTTGTAG
- a CDS encoding ABC transporter permease, protein MTLTENSASVKDAVPDRPIVRPIPKKRAVALWVSYAWLVSTVVSAGAAGILPIPDYAVPVGPSRIGPQWNSIDLFLGTDNFGRSILSRCIYGARVSLVVGAVAGIAGLVIGTGLGMLAGYFGKRWEWFISLLADAMLAFPPLILLLALASIMTPSVSTILIGLTLVTIPTFIRLARATTISWSSREFVRAAKNLGARDTRILSKEILPNVIPTLGAFFPIVIAALIVAEGSLSFLGLGIPPPQPSWGGMIADGQASIATSPHMVFVPALVIFLTVFSLNQIGDHLRSRFDRTLTD, encoded by the coding sequence ATGACTCTGACCGAAAACAGTGCCTCGGTGAAAGACGCGGTACCCGACAGGCCGATCGTCCGACCGATCCCGAAGAAGCGAGCGGTCGCCCTGTGGGTGAGCTATGCATGGCTCGTCTCGACAGTCGTCTCCGCTGGTGCCGCGGGCATCCTGCCGATACCCGACTATGCCGTTCCTGTTGGACCATCGCGCATCGGGCCACAGTGGAATTCGATTGACCTGTTTCTCGGAACCGACAATTTCGGGCGATCCATTCTGTCCCGCTGCATCTACGGGGCGCGGGTGTCCTTGGTGGTCGGAGCTGTCGCCGGGATTGCAGGACTGGTGATCGGCACCGGACTCGGGATGCTCGCCGGCTACTTCGGGAAGCGGTGGGAGTGGTTCATCTCCCTCTTGGCCGACGCGATGCTGGCGTTTCCGCCCCTCATTCTCCTGTTGGCCCTGGCGTCGATCATGACGCCGAGCGTGTCGACAATTCTGATCGGTTTGACCCTGGTCACCATTCCGACCTTCATCCGCCTGGCTCGCGCTACAACGATCTCGTGGTCTTCGCGCGAGTTCGTCCGTGCCGCCAAGAATCTCGGTGCGAGGGACACCCGTATCCTCTCGAAAGAGATTCTGCCGAATGTGATTCCGACTCTTGGGGCGTTCTTCCCCATCGTTATCGCTGCCCTGATCGTGGCGGAGGGTTCACTGAGTTTTCTCGGCCTCGGAATCCCTCCGCCGCAGCCGAGCTGGGGCGGAATGATCGCGGACGGGCAGGCTTCCATCGCAACCTCGCCCCACATGGTCTTCGTACCGGCACTGGTCATCTTCCTCACCGTCTTCTCGCTCAACCAGATCGGCGATCATCTTCGATCGCGCTTCGATCGCACGCTCACGGACTGA
- a CDS encoding DoxX family protein produces MLSNKSDTRSGRDILAPLLLRSLIGGTMVAHGLKHGRSIDGTAGWFGSIGFRRPRLQAQASAAVETAAGAALVAGAATPVAAAAVVATMAVAARSVHVQNGFFITSEGWEYVANLATAATALAALGPGRFSVDRLLGWDTAFRGDKAVAGVLALGIAAAATQLAVFHRRVEG; encoded by the coding sequence ATGCTGTCGAACAAGTCGGACACCCGAAGCGGCCGCGACATCCTTGCCCCGTTGCTGTTGCGTTCACTGATCGGGGGCACGATGGTCGCTCACGGTCTCAAACACGGTCGCAGCATCGACGGAACGGCCGGGTGGTTCGGCTCCATCGGCTTCCGTAGACCGCGGTTGCAGGCGCAGGCCAGCGCCGCGGTCGAGACGGCGGCAGGAGCCGCACTCGTGGCGGGCGCGGCGACGCCCGTGGCCGCCGCCGCCGTCGTCGCGACCATGGCCGTGGCCGCGCGGTCGGTTCACGTCCAGAACGGCTTCTTCATCACGTCCGAAGGTTGGGAGTACGTCGCAAATCTCGCCACCGCGGCGACCGCCCTGGCCGCACTGGGGCCCGGTCGATTCAGTGTCGATCGCCTCCTCGGCTGGGACACGGCCTTTCGGGGAGACAAAGCCGTGGCCGGTGTCTTAGCCCTCGGTATCGCAGCTGCAGCAACACAACTCGCGGTGTTTCATCGTCGGGTGGAGGGCTGA
- a CDS encoding ABC transporter substrate-binding protein — protein MILGKRLTVVAAAALLLLSAACGGGGNSQTSGSTVGGPAGEPVLGGTARIIENAEPRSLDPAVIANSYANSPVLGNALYGTLMINDPETNEIEYKMAEDFSTSDGGKTFILELRDGIAFSDGTPYDAAAVKTAWEHVKAPSTASPDRPQAGLIESAEVVAPTTLKVTLTEPVPNFANAVLQTSLNWIASPATLAADQATIDSKPIGAGPFTLVRWSRQDVIELTRNDNYYDAPRPYLDKLEIRAIVDPDQRYNTLVSGGADLALEGVWTNIDKASKGGLQNSVVPLGGGIAMVLNNTKAPFDDVRARTALSHALDLEGLDNALYQGTGEIPRTLFDESSPFYKDIPLAEQDLAEAQSLLDELAAEGKPLEFSLSVFPGNSDFGEAVQTQLSTLENITVNVQVIDLAEYGRIMGQKDYDVITSTVMFADPEPRLWLGFNSKSNGNYSGVDDPALDDALNRGRVATDESERVVAYEEVQNRLAELNPVIFYTRASPGVMAGTQVGGVEQYGIGSVLPETLWIAE, from the coding sequence ATGATTCTCGGAAAACGGCTCACGGTCGTTGCTGCGGCGGCGTTGTTGCTGCTGTCGGCCGCGTGCGGTGGCGGAGGAAACTCGCAAACCAGTGGTTCGACAGTCGGAGGTCCTGCAGGAGAACCTGTGTTGGGTGGAACGGCTCGGATAATCGAAAATGCAGAGCCGCGTAGCCTCGACCCGGCTGTGATAGCGAACTCGTACGCGAACTCGCCGGTACTGGGTAATGCGCTGTACGGCACGTTGATGATCAACGATCCGGAGACGAACGAGATCGAATACAAGATGGCCGAAGATTTCTCGACCTCCGACGGCGGCAAGACCTTTATCCTCGAGCTGCGTGACGGGATCGCATTCTCGGACGGAACCCCCTACGACGCTGCAGCTGTCAAGACTGCGTGGGAGCACGTGAAAGCACCCTCGACCGCGTCACCCGACCGCCCGCAGGCAGGATTGATCGAGTCGGCCGAGGTTGTCGCCCCGACGACCTTGAAGGTCACATTGACCGAACCGGTTCCCAACTTTGCGAATGCGGTGCTTCAGACGTCGTTGAACTGGATCGCCTCGCCGGCGACACTCGCTGCAGATCAGGCAACGATAGATTCCAAACCCATCGGTGCAGGTCCGTTCACCCTCGTTCGTTGGTCTCGTCAGGACGTCATCGAGTTGACTCGAAACGACAACTACTACGACGCTCCTCGACCGTATCTGGACAAACTCGAGATTCGGGCGATCGTCGACCCCGACCAGCGGTACAACACTCTGGTCAGCGGGGGTGCCGATCTGGCGCTCGAAGGTGTGTGGACGAATATCGACAAGGCCTCGAAGGGCGGATTGCAGAATTCGGTGGTGCCTCTCGGCGGCGGAATCGCGATGGTGCTCAACAACACCAAGGCGCCGTTCGACGACGTGCGCGCCCGCACTGCACTGTCTCATGCACTCGATCTCGAGGGACTCGACAACGCTCTCTATCAAGGCACCGGAGAGATTCCGAGGACGCTGTTCGACGAGAGTTCGCCGTTCTACAAGGACATTCCGTTGGCCGAACAGGATCTGGCCGAGGCGCAGAGCCTGCTCGACGAGCTTGCAGCGGAGGGCAAACCGCTCGAGTTCTCGCTCTCGGTCTTTCCCGGAAACAGTGACTTCGGTGAAGCCGTGCAGACCCAGCTCAGCACCCTCGAAAACATCACCGTCAACGTCCAGGTCATCGACTTGGCAGAATACGGCCGGATCATGGGTCAGAAAGACTACGACGTCATCACCAGCACCGTGATGTTTGCCGATCCCGAACCACGCCTGTGGCTCGGATTCAACAGCAAGTCCAACGGAAACTACAGCGGCGTCGATGATCCCGCACTCGACGATGCCCTGAACCGCGGCCGCGTCGCTACCGACGAGTCCGAACGTGTCGTGGCTTACGAGGAGGTACAGAATCGACTTGCCGAACTGAATCCGGTCATTTTCTACACGCGGGCATCTCCCGGCGTCATGGCAGGCACCCAGGTCGGCGGTGTCGAGCAGTACGGAATAGGCTCGGTATTGCCCGAGACCCTGTGGATTGCGGAGTGA
- a CDS encoding phosphotransferase family protein, with protein sequence MPHVDHTDLLEDLTSRTRRAALNWHDDVEVTDITSLTGGSSSLTFVAQTMRPSGPEPVVLKVAPPGLAPVRNRDVLRQGRVMSALHGVEGVRTPAVYFEHEGTPPEFPPFVAMEMVAGECVEPLLDTTRPRDTAGRKQTFDRYLDATRMLANLHKVAPASIGLSDEPQVSLAQEIDRWTRAFETVPSDLQGDFASCARALHSTIPAAIAPVVNHGDFRLGNTLCEGDRVTAIIDWEIWSVGDPRIDLTWLMYFTDEAGHPAAPPGEPAGTPTVAEVVRTYEQTRGETVPDMQWFEALTRYKEAAATGLLIKRARRAGTMTVEANPSFVRMEPKMASLLSDARTLIGC encoded by the coding sequence ATGCCGCACGTCGACCACACCGATCTGCTCGAGGACCTCACCAGTCGGACGCGGCGAGCTGCACTGAACTGGCACGACGACGTCGAGGTCACCGACATCACATCTCTCACCGGGGGATCCTCGTCGCTGACCTTCGTTGCCCAGACGATGCGGCCGTCCGGTCCGGAACCCGTCGTCCTCAAGGTCGCACCGCCCGGCCTCGCCCCGGTCCGTAATCGCGACGTCCTACGGCAGGGTCGCGTCATGTCGGCCCTGCACGGCGTCGAGGGGGTTCGCACACCTGCCGTCTACTTCGAGCACGAAGGCACTCCGCCGGAATTCCCACCGTTCGTCGCGATGGAAATGGTCGCGGGCGAATGCGTCGAGCCGCTGCTCGATACCACGCGCCCTCGGGACACCGCCGGCCGCAAGCAGACGTTCGACCGGTACCTCGATGCCACCAGAATGCTGGCGAACCTACATAAGGTCGCGCCCGCATCGATCGGATTATCCGACGAACCGCAGGTGTCTCTCGCTCAGGAAATCGACCGGTGGACAAGGGCATTCGAGACAGTGCCGTCCGATCTGCAGGGCGACTTCGCCAGTTGTGCGCGCGCTCTCCACTCCACGATCCCAGCGGCGATTGCCCCCGTGGTCAATCACGGCGACTTCCGGCTCGGGAACACCCTCTGCGAGGGCGATCGGGTCACCGCCATCATCGACTGGGAGATCTGGTCCGTCGGCGATCCCCGAATCGATCTCACCTGGCTCATGTACTTCACCGATGAGGCCGGCCATCCTGCTGCACCTCCCGGAGAACCTGCGGGGACTCCGACGGTGGCCGAGGTGGTGCGGACCTACGAGCAGACGCGGGGCGAAACCGTCCCGGACATGCAGTGGTTCGAGGCCCTGACGAGGTACAAGGAAGCCGCTGCCACCGGCCTGCTCATCAAGCGTGCGCGGCGTGCCGGAACCATGACCGTAGAGGCCAACCCCTCATTCGTTCGCATGGAACCGAAGATGGCGTCACTGCTGTCCGATGCCCGGACACTCATCGGATGCTGA
- a CDS encoding SDR family NAD(P)-dependent oxidoreductase, which yields MIIEGSVALIVGGGGGFGGATARRLAKAGATVAVLDLDEEKGAASAAEIGNGAIYAKTDVTSEESILEAISRAEALGPIRIAVVAHGGGGGDGRVVHRDGAPHSFEKFKRVVDVFLNATFNVTRLAAAAIARNDPLDGGERGVIINTASIAAFDGSIGQSAYAAAKAGIVGMTLPAARDLGPLGIRVMTIAPGVFLTGAYGDVAPEDLQAQWGPSVPFPSRMGDPDEYAILAQQICENPYLNGEVIRLDGALRFTKKGG from the coding sequence ATGATCATCGAAGGCAGCGTCGCATTGATAGTAGGCGGCGGTGGAGGGTTCGGCGGGGCAACCGCTCGCAGATTGGCGAAGGCCGGAGCCACCGTCGCGGTGCTGGATCTCGACGAGGAGAAGGGCGCCGCCTCGGCAGCCGAGATCGGCAACGGTGCCATCTACGCGAAGACCGACGTCACGTCCGAGGAGAGCATTCTCGAGGCGATCTCCCGAGCCGAGGCTCTCGGACCGATTCGTATCGCCGTGGTCGCGCACGGCGGCGGCGGGGGAGACGGTCGGGTTGTTCATCGCGACGGTGCCCCTCACAGCTTCGAAAAATTCAAGCGCGTCGTCGATGTCTTCCTGAATGCCACGTTCAACGTGACTCGATTGGCGGCGGCGGCCATCGCCAGGAACGATCCACTCGACGGCGGTGAGCGGGGCGTTATCATCAATACGGCGTCGATCGCTGCGTTCGACGGCAGTATCGGCCAATCTGCCTACGCTGCGGCAAAAGCCGGAATCGTGGGGATGACGCTGCCGGCGGCACGTGATCTGGGGCCGCTGGGAATCAGGGTCATGACCATCGCCCCCGGCGTATTCCTCACCGGTGCATACGGTGATGTGGCACCGGAAGATCTACAGGCGCAATGGGGCCCGTCGGTGCCGTTCCCTTCCAGGATGGGTGACCCGGACGAGTATGCGATTCTGGCGCAGCAGATCTGCGAGAACCCCTATTTGAACGGGGAAGTGATTCGGCTGGACGGTGCGCTGCGGTTCACCAAGAAGGGTGGCTAG
- a CDS encoding acyl-CoA dehydrogenase family protein, producing the protein MWEFSTDPDFQQKLDWVDKFVTEECEPLDVLFQHLGQPYNTENKAARAILAPLRERVKEQGLWACHLGPELGGQGYGQLKLGLLNEILGRSMWAPTVFGTAAPDTGNAEILAMFGTEEQKSRYLQPLLDGDIVSSFSMTEPQAGSDPKEFVCSARLDGDEWVISGDKWFSSNARYAAFLIVMAVTDPEASPYRRMSMFVVPCETPGIEIIRNVTVMGDREELDEGTHAYIRYNDVRVPSDAILGGPGQGFEVAQARLGGGRVHHAMRTVGKCQRALDMMAERALSRRTQGEALAKKQLVQQFIADSAIELEQYRLLVLKTAWIIDNKPHGSARTHIAMCKVAMAKVYHDIIYRAIQIHGSLGVTTETPLHIWWTGVVSLGLADGPTEVHKVAVARGVLANYEAADGLFPSNHIPTRLAAAQTKHADVLEEYVIS; encoded by the coding sequence ATGTGGGAATTCTCAACCGATCCGGACTTCCAGCAAAAACTGGATTGGGTCGACAAATTCGTGACCGAGGAGTGCGAACCGCTGGATGTGCTGTTCCAGCATCTGGGCCAGCCGTACAACACCGAGAACAAGGCCGCACGCGCCATTCTGGCCCCACTGCGTGAACGAGTGAAGGAACAGGGTCTGTGGGCGTGCCACCTCGGTCCCGAGCTCGGCGGACAGGGCTACGGCCAGCTAAAACTCGGACTACTCAACGAGATTCTCGGTCGGTCGATGTGGGCTCCGACTGTATTCGGAACGGCAGCACCCGATACCGGAAACGCCGAGATTCTCGCTATGTTCGGTACCGAGGAGCAGAAGTCACGGTATCTTCAACCCCTCCTCGACGGTGACATCGTCTCGTCGTTCTCGATGACCGAGCCCCAGGCCGGGTCAGACCCGAAGGAGTTCGTCTGCTCGGCCCGTCTGGACGGTGACGAATGGGTGATCAGCGGCGACAAATGGTTCTCTTCCAATGCCCGCTACGCGGCGTTCCTCATCGTCATGGCCGTCACCGATCCCGAGGCGTCGCCTTACCGTCGCATGTCGATGTTCGTCGTACCGTGCGAGACTCCCGGCATCGAGATCATCCGCAACGTCACGGTGATGGGCGATCGCGAGGAACTCGACGAGGGAACTCACGCCTACATTCGGTACAACGATGTCCGGGTACCGTCCGATGCGATTCTCGGTGGCCCGGGGCAAGGCTTCGAGGTTGCCCAGGCGCGCCTCGGCGGCGGCCGTGTGCATCACGCCATGCGTACCGTCGGGAAATGTCAAAGAGCACTGGACATGATGGCCGAGCGCGCCCTTTCCCGTCGTACCCAGGGCGAAGCGCTGGCCAAGAAGCAGCTGGTTCAGCAGTTCATCGCGGATTCGGCCATCGAGCTCGAGCAGTACCGACTGCTGGTGCTCAAGACAGCGTGGATCATCGACAACAAGCCACACGGGTCCGCGCGTACCCACATTGCGATGTGCAAGGTCGCAATGGCGAAGGTGTACCACGACATCATCTACCGGGCTATTCAGATTCACGGCTCGCTCGGTGTCACAACCGAAACCCCGCTGCACATCTGGTGGACCGGCGTCGTCTCCCTCGGCCTCGCCGACGGACCGACCGAGGTCCACAAGGTCGCCGTGGCCCGCGGAGTTCTCGCGAACTACGAAGCAGCAGACGGCTTGTTCCCGTCCAATCACATTCCGACCCGCTTGGCTGCCGCGCAGACCAAGCATGCCGATGTTCTCGAGGAGTACGTGATCTCATGA